From the Gordonia bronchialis DSM 43247 genome, one window contains:
- a CDS encoding DUF6891 domain-containing protein, producing the protein MSAELSELIEGRLAPGFLGRADIEADVRDWLESSGLEAESAHDLVETMWLRHLADQEAWDQPGDHERLTRAFADLAASGFVTRMYFGCCRACAAEAIMAERVPGHWAFVYFDEESASELAGTPGLLPLSFGAFDDVSMRDVGGPVVEAVGRHGLDVVAYAPGRGELLIRSERWRKRLPGT; encoded by the coding sequence GTGAGCGCGGAACTCAGCGAGCTGATCGAGGGGCGACTCGCCCCGGGATTCCTCGGCCGCGCCGACATCGAGGCCGATGTCCGGGACTGGCTGGAGTCCAGTGGACTGGAAGCGGAGTCGGCACATGACCTGGTCGAGACCATGTGGCTGCGGCATCTCGCCGATCAGGAGGCCTGGGACCAGCCGGGCGATCATGAGCGACTCACCCGCGCCTTCGCCGACCTGGCGGCGTCGGGGTTCGTGACCCGGATGTACTTCGGGTGCTGCCGGGCGTGCGCAGCCGAGGCGATCATGGCCGAACGGGTACCGGGGCACTGGGCGTTCGTGTACTTCGACGAGGAATCGGCGAGCGAACTCGCCGGAACCCCGGGGCTGCTGCCGCTCAGCTTCGGGGCCTTCGACGACGTATCGATGCGTGACGTCGGTGGGCCGGTCGTCGAGGCCGTCGGGCGCCACGGCCTCGACGTGGTGGCCTACGCGCCGGGACGCGGTGAACTGCTCATCCGCAGCGAACGGTGGCGTAAGCGTCTTCCGGGCACCTGA
- a CDS encoding aromatic/alkene/methane monooxygenase hydroxylase/oxygenase subunit alpha: MSRQSLTKAHAKITELSWEPTFATPATRFGTDYTFEKAPKKDPLKQIMRSYFPMEEEKDNRVYGAMDGAIRGNMFRQVQERWLEWQKLFLSIIPFPEISAARAMPMAIDAVPNPEIHNGLAVQMIDEVRHSTIQMNLKKLYMNNYIDPAGFDITEKAFANNYAGTIGRQFGEGFITGDAITAANIYLTVVAETAFTNTLFVAMPDEAAANGDYLLPTVFHSVQSDESRHISNGYSILLMALADERNRPLLERDLRYAWWNNHCVVDAAIGTFIEYGTKDRRKDRESYAEMWRRWIYDDYYRSYLLPLEKYGLVIPHDLVEEAWNRLVNKHYVHEVARFFATGWPVNYWRIDAMTDTDFEWFEEKYPGWYNKFGRWWENYNRLAYPGKNKPIAFEDVDYEYPHRCWTCMVPCIIREDMVTDKVDGQWRTYCSETCAWTDKTAFRPEYEGRETPNMGRLTGFREWETLHHGKDLADIIKDLGYVRDDGETLIPQPHLDLTPDKMWKLSDVRGIQFNSPNILLNEMSDEDRKAHIAAYMANKNGAVAV, translated from the coding sequence TTGAGCAGACAGAGCCTGACCAAGGCCCATGCGAAGATCACCGAACTGTCGTGGGAACCCACCTTCGCCACCCCGGCGACGCGGTTCGGTACCGACTACACCTTCGAGAAGGCCCCCAAGAAGGACCCTCTCAAGCAGATCATGCGGTCCTACTTCCCCATGGAGGAGGAGAAGGACAACCGCGTCTACGGCGCCATGGACGGTGCCATTCGCGGCAACATGTTCCGCCAGGTCCAGGAACGCTGGCTGGAATGGCAGAAACTGTTCCTGTCGATCATCCCGTTCCCGGAGATCTCGGCGGCGCGGGCGATGCCGATGGCCATCGACGCCGTACCCAACCCGGAGATCCACAACGGGCTGGCCGTACAGATGATCGACGAGGTTCGTCATTCGACGATCCAGATGAACCTCAAGAAGCTGTACATGAACAACTACATCGACCCGGCCGGCTTCGACATCACCGAGAAGGCTTTCGCCAACAACTACGCGGGCACCATCGGCCGGCAGTTCGGTGAGGGTTTCATCACCGGCGACGCCATCACCGCGGCCAACATCTATCTGACCGTGGTCGCCGAGACCGCCTTCACCAACACCCTGTTCGTCGCGATGCCCGACGAGGCCGCCGCCAACGGCGACTACCTGCTGCCGACCGTGTTCCACTCGGTCCAGTCCGACGAGTCGCGGCACATCTCCAACGGCTATTCGATCCTGCTGATGGCCCTGGCCGATGAGCGCAATCGTCCTCTGCTGGAACGGGATCTACGTTACGCATGGTGGAACAACCACTGCGTGGTGGACGCAGCCATCGGTACCTTCATCGAGTACGGTACCAAGGACCGCCGCAAGGACCGGGAGAGCTACGCGGAGATGTGGCGCCGGTGGATCTATGACGACTACTACCGCAGTTACCTTCTGCCGCTGGAGAAGTACGGCCTGGTCATCCCCCACGACCTCGTCGAGGAGGCATGGAACCGGCTGGTGAACAAGCACTATGTCCACGAGGTCGCCCGCTTCTTCGCCACCGGCTGGCCGGTCAACTACTGGCGCATCGACGCCATGACCGACACCGATTTCGAGTGGTTCGAGGAGAAGTATCCCGGCTGGTACAACAAGTTCGGACGTTGGTGGGAGAACTACAACCGGCTCGCCTACCCCGGCAAGAACAAGCCGATCGCCTTCGAGGACGTCGACTACGAGTATCCGCATCGCTGCTGGACCTGCATGGTGCCCTGCATCATCCGCGAGGACATGGTCACCGACAAGGTCGACGGCCAGTGGCGCACCTACTGCTCGGAAACCTGCGCCTGGACCGACAAGACGGCGTTCCGGCCCGAGTACGAGGGCCGCGAAACCCCGAACATGGGTCGTCTCACCGGTTTCCGCGAATGGGAGACCCTGCACCACGGCAAGGATCTCGCCGACATCATCAAGGATCTGGGCTACGTGCGCGATGACGGTGAAACCCTCATCCCGCAACCACATCTGGATCTGACCCCGGACAAGATGTGGAAGCTCTCCGACGTGCGGGGCATCCAGTTCAACAGCCCCAACATCCTGCTGAACGAGATGTCCGACGAGGACCGCAAAGCCCACATCGCCGCGTACATGGCGAACAAGAACGGCGCCGTCGCGGTCTGA
- a CDS encoding 2Fe-2S iron-sulfur cluster-binding protein, translating to MADTHRISFEPVDIEMEVDEDETILDAAFRQGIHLMHGCREGRCSACKSYMLDGDVQMDDYSTFACNESEEAEGYVLLCRTYAYSDCEIELLNFDEDELLGGAPIQDVTTRVAAIEPMTADIVSLTLDVVEPETIEFKSGQYVDLYIPGTEEKRSFSIATTPATPDRLEFLIKKYPGGLFAGMLTDGLSVGDEIKVNGPYGSCTLRSGHVLPIVAIGGGAGMAPLLSLLRHISETGLHRPVRFYYGARRASDLFYLDEIATLGEKIEDFTFTACLSDSTDDAPDGVTVAGGNVTDIVNANEADLARTEVYFCGPPPMVDAALALAEQHSIPRDQIFYDKFTSPAFDS from the coding sequence TTGGCCGACACACACCGGATCAGCTTCGAACCCGTCGACATCGAGATGGAGGTCGACGAGGACGAGACCATCCTCGACGCCGCCTTCCGCCAGGGCATCCACCTGATGCACGGATGTCGGGAGGGGCGGTGCTCGGCGTGCAAGTCCTACATGCTCGACGGCGACGTGCAGATGGACGACTACTCGACCTTCGCCTGCAACGAGTCCGAGGAGGCCGAGGGGTACGTGCTGCTGTGCCGTACGTATGCCTACAGCGACTGCGAGATCGAGCTGCTCAACTTCGACGAGGACGAATTGCTCGGCGGCGCACCGATTCAGGACGTCACCACCCGCGTGGCGGCCATCGAGCCGATGACCGCCGACATCGTCTCGCTCACACTCGACGTCGTCGAACCGGAGACCATCGAATTCAAATCGGGTCAGTACGTCGACCTGTACATCCCGGGTACCGAGGAGAAGCGGTCGTTCTCGATCGCCACCACCCCGGCCACCCCGGACCGGCTCGAGTTCCTCATCAAGAAGTATCCCGGCGGATTGTTCGCCGGCATGCTGACCGACGGACTGTCGGTGGGTGACGAGATCAAGGTCAACGGCCCGTACGGCTCGTGCACCCTGCGCAGTGGTCACGTGCTGCCGATCGTCGCGATCGGCGGTGGGGCCGGCATGGCGCCGCTCCTGTCGCTGCTCCGGCACATCAGCGAGACGGGATTGCATCGGCCGGTCCGGTTCTACTACGGGGCGCGGCGCGCGAGCGATCTGTTCTATCTCGACGAGATCGCCACGCTCGGTGAGAAGATCGAGGACTTCACCTTCACCGCGTGCCTCTCGGACTCCACCGACGACGCCCCCGACGGAGTCACCGTGGCCGGCGGCAACGTCACCGACATCGTCAACGCCAACGAGGCGGACCTCGCCCGAACGGAGGTGTACTTCTGCGGTCCCCCACCCATGGTCGACGCGGCTCTCGCTCTCGCCGAACAACATTCGATTCCTCGAGACCAGATCTTCTACGACAAGTTCACCAGCCCGGCATTCGACTCCTGA
- a CDS encoding aromatic/alkene monooxygenase hydroxylase subunit beta — protein MSAPAEPRERSFPSIEFTDAEAGAREFPSSRSRKYNYYQPAKKRATMYEDVTVDVQPDPERHLTQGWIYGFGDGPGGYPKEWTAARSANWHAFLDPNEEWEQSIYRNNSAVVHQVDLSLQNAKRARAYDGWNSAWLKFIERNLGAWMHAESGLGLHVFTSIQRSAPTNMINNAVCVNAAHKLRFAQDLALFNLDLAEAEEAFDGSAHKEVWQSAPEWQPTREATERLTAIGDWCKLLFCTNIVYEQLVGSLFRSELVMQVAARNGDYITPSIVGTGEYDYDRDLNYSRALFQMLARDEKYGVDNRKLFADWMSEWVPRCLDAAHGLQPIWSQPADKTVTFSSSLDHAKTKFADVLAAIDVDIPEELNK, from the coding sequence ATGTCCGCACCAGCAGAACCCCGGGAGCGCAGTTTCCCGTCCATCGAGTTCACCGACGCCGAGGCCGGCGCGCGGGAGTTCCCGAGCAGCCGTAGCCGCAAGTACAACTACTACCAACCCGCCAAGAAGCGGGCCACGATGTACGAGGACGTGACCGTCGACGTCCAGCCCGATCCGGAACGCCATCTCACCCAGGGCTGGATCTACGGCTTCGGCGACGGCCCGGGTGGCTACCCCAAGGAGTGGACGGCTGCCCGGTCGGCCAACTGGCACGCCTTCCTCGATCCCAACGAGGAATGGGAACAGTCGATCTACCGCAACAATTCTGCGGTGGTCCATCAGGTGGATCTGAGTCTGCAGAACGCCAAGCGGGCACGGGCCTACGACGGGTGGAACTCCGCGTGGCTCAAGTTCATCGAGCGCAACCTGGGTGCCTGGATGCACGCCGAGAGCGGGCTGGGTCTGCACGTGTTCACCTCGATCCAGCGCTCGGCGCCGACCAACATGATCAACAACGCGGTCTGCGTCAACGCCGCCCACAAACTGCGCTTCGCACAGGATCTCGCGCTGTTCAACCTCGATCTAGCCGAGGCCGAGGAGGCCTTTGACGGATCGGCCCACAAGGAGGTGTGGCAGTCGGCACCGGAGTGGCAGCCCACCCGCGAGGCCACCGAGCGGCTGACCGCGATCGGCGACTGGTGCAAGTTGTTGTTCTGCACCAACATCGTCTACGAGCAGCTCGTCGGCTCACTGTTCCGTTCGGAGCTGGTGATGCAGGTGGCCGCCCGCAACGGCGACTACATCACGCCGAGCATCGTCGGCACCGGTGAATACGACTACGACCGTGATCTCAACTACTCGCGAGCACTGTTCCAGATGCTCGCACGTGACGAGAAGTACGGCGTCGACAACCGAAAGCTGTTCGCCGACTGGATGTCCGAGTGGGTTCCCCGCTGCCTGGATGCGGCTCACGGGCTGCAACCCATCTGGTCGCAACCGGCCGACAAGACCGTCACCTTCTCGTCGAGCCTGGACCACGCGAAGACCAAGTTCGCCGATGTACTGGCCGCCATCGATGTCGATATCCCAGAGGAGCTGAACAAGTGA
- the mimD gene encoding propane 2-monooxygenase effector subunit MimD — MHFGADTEFSNMCGVTLMNTPIGRVVANVMGAKDGVELTEYPSMIRVDGVNRLEFDYDELTDALGQEFDGSIFEEISSTHYGRMVHLDDRTILFASPEDAAEFIGFDLTASS, encoded by the coding sequence ATGCATTTCGGAGCAGACACCGAGTTCTCCAATATGTGCGGGGTGACCCTGATGAACACCCCCATCGGCCGGGTCGTGGCAAATGTGATGGGCGCCAAGGACGGTGTGGAACTCACCGAGTACCCGTCGATGATCCGCGTGGACGGTGTCAACCGTCTCGAATTCGACTACGACGAGCTGACCGACGCGCTCGGCCAGGAGTTCGACGGGTCGATCTTCGAGGAGATCAGCTCCACCCACTACGGCCGCATGGTCCACCTCGACGACCGCACGATCCTGTTCGCCAGCCCCGAGGACGCGGCAGAGTTCATCGGTTTCGACCTGACCGCCTCGTCCTGA
- a CDS encoding amidohydrolase family protein — MYEKNGEKYFIVDAHVHLWDGRESNHRNIHGKQFIDCFYDYHRNLSPEEEVWDYDTYCYYGGERLMRDLFEDGPADHAIFQATILKDFYVNGFAQVDDSLKLCQDNPGKLTYNHAYDPRDGEDGLEQLRRDADTMDLKGVKLYTAEWHGDSRGYKLDDHWSRRYLEECIALGIKNIHVHKGPTIRPLDRDAFDVADVDKVATDYTDLNFIIEHVGLPRLEDFCWIATQESNVYGGLAVAIPFIHTRPRYFAQIIGELLYWIGEDKILFASDYALWTPQWLIERFVDFQIPEDMTEYAPITTDQKRKILGLNAAALYPHIEVPAELRIPTDAADPGVEVAAGAKDAVNA, encoded by the coding sequence ATGTACGAGAAGAACGGCGAAAAATACTTCATCGTCGATGCCCACGTCCACCTCTGGGACGGACGGGAATCCAATCACCGCAACATCCACGGCAAACAGTTCATCGACTGCTTCTACGACTACCACCGCAACCTCAGTCCCGAGGAAGAGGTCTGGGACTACGACACCTACTGCTACTACGGCGGTGAACGTCTCATGCGCGATCTCTTCGAGGATGGGCCCGCCGATCACGCCATTTTCCAGGCGACCATTCTGAAAGACTTCTACGTCAACGGATTCGCCCAGGTCGACGACTCGCTGAAACTGTGCCAGGACAATCCCGGCAAACTCACCTACAACCACGCCTACGATCCGCGCGACGGTGAGGACGGCCTGGAACAGCTGCGCCGCGACGCCGACACGATGGACCTCAAGGGGGTCAAGCTCTACACCGCCGAATGGCACGGCGACTCCCGCGGCTACAAGCTCGACGACCACTGGTCACGTCGCTACCTCGAGGAATGTATCGCCCTGGGCATCAAGAACATCCACGTGCACAAGGGACCGACCATCCGCCCGCTCGACCGCGATGCCTTCGACGTCGCCGACGTGGACAAGGTGGCCACCGACTACACCGATCTCAACTTCATCATCGAGCACGTGGGTCTGCCGCGACTGGAGGACTTCTGCTGGATCGCCACCCAGGAGTCCAACGTGTATGGCGGTCTGGCCGTGGCCATTCCGTTCATCCACACCCGGCCGCGCTACTTCGCCCAGATCATCGGTGAACTCCTGTACTGGATCGGCGAGGACAAGATCCTCTTCGCCAGCGACTACGCGCTGTGGACGCCGCAGTGGCTCATCGAGCGGTTCGTCGACTTCCAGATCCCGGAGGACATGACGGAGTACGCACCCATCACCACCGACCAGAAGCGAAAGATCCTGGGCCTCAACGCCGCAGCCCTCTATCCACACATCGAGGTGCCCGCCGAGCTCCGGATTCCCACCGACGCAGCCGATCCCGGAGTCGAGGTGGCGGCCGGCGCCAAGGACGCGGTGAACGCATGA
- a CDS encoding iron-sulfur cluster assembly protein, giving the protein MAALSTVRDPELDEPITDLRFVRSIEIDDTAVSVHLRLPTSFCSPNFAYLMASDAQDALEEIDGIGEVHVLLDDHHDSDKINRGLAAAAGYVGTFGVEAEESLDELRRTFARKAHVAAMERCLTGLLRDGTVTEDQIGHVLLRDLPAGPNRSALLRRRADIGLSLCRNSRVLVDDEGHPLPDDQVPMRLRFARSVRISIEGNGHFCRGLLATRYADDPDCDGTSGPTVTDLRTLKETP; this is encoded by the coding sequence ATGGCCGCCCTGTCCACGGTCCGCGATCCCGAGCTCGACGAGCCGATCACCGACCTGCGTTTCGTGCGCTCGATCGAGATCGACGACACCGCCGTCAGTGTGCATCTGCGTCTGCCGACGTCGTTCTGCTCACCGAACTTCGCCTACCTGATGGCGTCGGACGCGCAGGACGCGCTCGAGGAGATCGACGGGATCGGTGAGGTCCACGTCCTACTCGACGATCATCACGACAGCGACAAGATCAACCGCGGTCTGGCCGCCGCGGCCGGTTACGTGGGGACCTTCGGCGTCGAGGCGGAGGAGAGTCTCGACGAGCTGCGGCGCACCTTCGCCCGCAAGGCGCATGTGGCGGCCATGGAGCGATGCCTGACCGGGTTGCTCCGCGACGGCACGGTGACCGAGGACCAGATCGGGCACGTGCTGCTGCGCGACCTGCCTGCCGGCCCCAACCGCTCCGCACTGTTGCGCCGCCGCGCCGACATCGGGCTGTCCCTGTGCCGCAACAGCCGGGTGCTGGTGGACGACGAGGGCCACCCCCTGCCCGACGACCAGGTACCGATGCGGTTGAGATTCGCCCGCTCCGTGCGGATCTCGATCGAAGGCAACGGGCATTTCTGCCGGGGCCTGCTGGCCACGCGGTACGCCGACGACCCCGACTGTGACGGCACCAGCGGTCCCACCGTCACCGATCTGAGAACTCTGAAGGAGACGCCATGA
- a CDS encoding NAD(P)-dependent alcohol dehydrogenase, which produces MRAVQVVGYHDKLQLNDIPKPEITGPLDVIVRIGGAGVCRTDLHILEGQWAEKSGVTLPYTIGHENAGWVEAIGDAVTNVTVGEKVILHPLITCGLCRACRAGDDVHCENSRFPGIDTDGGYAEYLKTTARSVVGIDDSLEPADVAALADAGLTAYHAAAKVARMTRPGEVCVIIGAGGLGHIGIQVLKAISGVTLVVVDRNPDAVALAVDVGADQGIVADGSHVQQILDLTGGHGAEAVLDFVGEGGATAEGIAMLRRAGNYFVVGYGENIDVPTIDVISTEINFIGNLVGSYNDLGELMTLAAQGKVKLHTTTYALDDFQQALDDLDAGRVRGRAILVP; this is translated from the coding sequence ATGAGAGCCGTCCAAGTGGTCGGATACCACGACAAACTGCAACTGAACGACATCCCGAAACCGGAGATCACCGGTCCGCTCGACGTCATCGTCCGGATAGGCGGGGCCGGGGTTTGCCGCACCGATCTGCACATCCTGGAAGGACAGTGGGCCGAGAAGTCCGGTGTCACACTGCCTTACACGATCGGGCACGAGAACGCCGGCTGGGTGGAGGCCATCGGTGATGCGGTCACCAACGTCACCGTCGGCGAGAAGGTGATCCTGCATCCGCTGATCACCTGCGGGCTGTGCCGGGCCTGCCGGGCCGGCGACGACGTCCACTGTGAGAACAGCCGATTCCCCGGGATCGACACCGACGGTGGATACGCCGAGTACCTCAAGACCACGGCGCGCAGCGTCGTCGGCATCGATGACTCGCTCGAACCCGCCGACGTAGCCGCTCTCGCCGACGCGGGTCTCACCGCCTACCACGCCGCCGCGAAGGTCGCGCGGATGACACGGCCCGGTGAGGTCTGTGTCATCATCGGCGCGGGCGGATTGGGACACATCGGAATTCAGGTACTCAAGGCGATCTCCGGGGTGACCCTCGTGGTCGTCGACCGCAATCCCGACGCGGTCGCACTCGCGGTGGATGTCGGCGCGGATCAGGGCATCGTCGCCGACGGTTCCCACGTCCAGCAGATCCTCGATCTCACCGGTGGTCACGGAGCCGAAGCCGTTCTCGACTTCGTCGGCGAGGGTGGGGCGACCGCCGAGGGAATCGCGATGCTGCGCCGTGCCGGCAACTACTTCGTCGTCGGCTACGGCGAGAACATCGACGTCCCGACCATCGACGTGATCTCCACCGAGATCAACTTCATCGGCAACCTGGTCGGTTCCTACAACGACCTCGGGGAACTGATGACGCTTGCCGCACAGGGAAAAGTGAAGCTGCACACCACCACCTACGCCCTCGACGACTTCCAACAGGCGCTCGACGATCTCGACGCCGGCCGGGTCAGGGGGCGCGCCATCCTCGTGCCCTGA
- the groL gene encoding chaperonin GroEL (60 kDa chaperone family; promotes refolding of misfolded polypeptides especially under stressful conditions; forms two stacked rings of heptamers to form a barrel-shaped 14mer; ends can be capped by GroES; misfolded proteins enter the barrel where they are refolded when GroES binds): MAKELRYNAEARLRLERGVNALADAVKVTLGPKGRNAVLEKLTGPPTITNDGVTIAREIQLRDPFANMGAQLVKEVAMKTNGVVGDGTTTATVLAQAMVREGLRAVEQGANPMRVRRGIERAVAAVTDALAGQAVQIGGRGDLARIASLAASDDEVIGEVIATAVEHVGKNGVITTEESDTLGLTVDVVDGIEFDHGYTSGYMVTNPERMEAVLDNPVVLLTNKKITAVQEIMPAIESAKRADRPLLVLAEDVDGPALQLLVGGNMHKTMLSVVVRAPGFGHRRIAELEDLAVALGGHVVAKDTGIELSEVSAEHLGTCDRVTVTENETTIVGAHGDQSLVDARVQHLEAQLQRARIDHDRDSLELRIARLTGRVAVIRVGGVTSVELKERMLRVEDALAATRAAVEAGIVSGGGTALAQAHRALEPLEALGDEAVGIDVVRRSLAEPLFWIATNAGFDGDEVVKVVAGLPLGHGFNALTGGYGDMFDEGVIDPCKVTRAALESAASIAALLITTETAVVEEVLGNPGAIPAPAVGDLAEGMIRPSNIY, encoded by the coding sequence ATGGCCAAAGAGTTGCGCTACAACGCCGAAGCGCGGCTACGGCTGGAGCGGGGCGTCAACGCCCTCGCCGACGCCGTGAAGGTGACGCTGGGCCCCAAGGGCCGAAATGCGGTGCTGGAGAAGCTGACCGGACCGCCCACGATCACCAACGACGGTGTCACGATCGCCCGTGAGATCCAACTCCGGGACCCGTTTGCCAACATGGGCGCCCAGTTGGTCAAAGAAGTCGCGATGAAGACCAACGGGGTGGTCGGTGACGGCACCACCACCGCGACGGTGCTCGCGCAGGCCATGGTCCGCGAGGGTCTGCGTGCCGTGGAGCAGGGTGCCAACCCGATGCGGGTGCGCCGCGGCATCGAACGCGCGGTGGCCGCGGTGACCGACGCGCTGGCCGGCCAGGCCGTCCAGATCGGCGGGCGCGGCGACCTGGCCCGCATCGCGAGCCTCGCGGCCAGCGACGACGAGGTGATCGGCGAGGTGATCGCCACCGCCGTCGAACACGTCGGGAAGAACGGTGTGATCACCACCGAGGAGAGCGACACGCTCGGGCTGACCGTCGACGTGGTGGACGGCATCGAGTTCGATCACGGCTACACGTCGGGATACATGGTGACCAATCCCGAACGCATGGAAGCGGTTCTGGACAATCCGGTGGTCCTGCTGACCAACAAGAAGATCACCGCCGTCCAGGAGATCATGCCGGCCATCGAGTCGGCCAAACGCGCCGACCGGCCCCTGCTGGTCCTCGCCGAAGACGTCGACGGACCCGCACTGCAGTTGCTCGTCGGCGGCAACATGCACAAGACGATGCTCTCGGTGGTCGTGCGCGCGCCCGGCTTCGGGCATCGGCGGATCGCCGAACTCGAGGATCTCGCGGTCGCGCTCGGCGGTCACGTGGTCGCCAAGGACACCGGTATCGAACTGAGTGAGGTATCGGCCGAGCATCTCGGCACGTGTGACCGGGTGACGGTCACCGAGAACGAGACCACCATCGTCGGCGCCCACGGCGACCAGTCGCTCGTCGACGCCCGTGTGCAGCATCTGGAGGCCCAGCTGCAGCGGGCCCGGATCGATCACGATCGCGACAGTTTGGAGTTGCGGATCGCGCGGCTGACCGGCCGGGTCGCGGTGATCCGCGTAGGCGGCGTGACAAGCGTCGAACTGAAGGAACGGATGCTGCGGGTGGAGGATGCGCTGGCCGCCACCCGCGCCGCGGTCGAGGCCGGCATCGTCTCCGGCGGCGGCACCGCGCTGGCCCAGGCGCATCGTGCGCTCGAACCACTCGAGGCACTCGGCGACGAGGCCGTCGGCATCGACGTCGTCCGCCGGTCGCTGGCCGAACCACTGTTCTGGATCGCCACCAACGCCGGATTCGACGGCGACGAAGTGGTGAAGGTGGTGGCGGGTCTCCCGCTCGGACACGGATTCAACGCGCTGACCGGCGGATACGGCGACATGTTCGACGAGGGTGTCATCGACCCGTGCAAGGTCACCCGCGCCGCCCTGGAGAGTGCCGCCTCCATCGCCGCACTGCTGATCACCACCGAAACGGCAGTGGTCGAGGAGGTTTTGGGCAATCCGGGTGCGATACCCGCGCCCGCCGTCGGCGATCTCGCCGAAGGCATGATCCGTCCCTCCAACATCTACTGA